A stretch of the Desulfovibrio porci genome encodes the following:
- a CDS encoding DUF805 domain-containing protein, with protein MTFVEAVCVCLKDKYCCFRGRAPRSEFWWFALFMLLVNVAVNVVATFLSPGAADGVSALISLAFLLPNIGLAARRLHDRNLSGWWQLAPVAASLPPAVLGLYAALGGDLPGGEGTLIALAVLATAVGIWFLAMLILRGTPGPNRFGPDPLAARAGHPQAAPGAGLPNVEHKENV; from the coding sequence ATGACCTTTGTGGAGGCCGTCTGCGTCTGTCTGAAGGATAAATACTGCTGTTTCCGGGGCCGCGCTCCGCGCTCGGAATTCTGGTGGTTCGCGCTGTTCATGCTTCTGGTCAACGTCGCTGTAAACGTTGTGGCCACGTTTCTTTCTCCAGGCGCGGCCGACGGCGTCAGCGCCCTGATCTCACTGGCCTTTCTTTTGCCCAATATCGGGCTTGCCGCGCGCCGCCTGCATGACCGCAACCTGTCGGGCTGGTGGCAATTGGCGCCCGTGGCGGCGTCGCTCCCCCCGGCGGTTCTGGGTCTGTACGCCGCGCTGGGGGGCGATCTGCCCGGAGGCGAGGGCACGCTCATTGCCTTGGCTGTTCTGGCGACGGCCGTGGGCATCTGGTTTCTCGCGATGCTGATTCTGCGCGGCACGCCCGGTCCCAACCGCTTCGGCCCTGATCCCCTGGCGGCGCGGGCGGGACATCCCCAGGCCGCACCCGGCGCAGGCCTGCCCAACGTGGAACACAAGGAGAACGTATGA
- a CDS encoding translation initiation factor 2, protein MPHAFASASAQSGPARRRWLWDALCLILAALYAWAALQGVLTISAGGAHLDSDLATYAQGMAGAAHPELFAADPVLREVTPANSIWNLERFAGRLLTPGDDYVRGLFRAGALAIFVFYAGWYLVGRRLFGSPALSALLTLLMGVTVWVGWGTFWGVAQSDPVPRVFFAALWPFLLLAALAAWERPSLRPLAMLAAGLCMWVHGISALNTGAMFFLAFALHRPQGQRLYAHLGNCALCLAAYFMPVLAFLWPSLTQAHAFSAADMAVFQELFSLRWQTDYGRLGERLLQLVSYSNPMLPLLCGGLAGWLIVRRRGGDRARRLAAMYPAFLLALALVVLFSWAESRFAPEIGRLPLGHELVRGLRFLVPLSWLMIVAALDCFWPGLPRAGRVALIGGAVLAVLLLSHDRQHMAAQYALSRLTGLPLPLRDEAEDALRAAVARREALNALARLVPPGEAVFSSSDADAMAARYLALRPVAHAFKDGYVFFYNKDVQGSRDWLHYNALMGHGPTGYIDAWLASGAPWLLSCRPQDRPLVEPYGDVLWESGNRLIARRR, encoded by the coding sequence ATGCCCCACGCGTTTGCCTCCGCGTCCGCGCAATCCGGTCCGGCGCGCCGCCGTTGGCTCTGGGATGCGTTGTGCCTGATCCTGGCGGCCTTGTATGCCTGGGCCGCCCTGCAGGGCGTGCTGACCATTTCCGCCGGAGGCGCCCATCTGGACAGCGATCTTGCCACCTATGCCCAGGGCATGGCCGGGGCGGCCCATCCGGAATTGTTCGCCGCCGATCCCGTGTTGCGTGAAGTCACGCCGGCCAACAGCATCTGGAATCTGGAACGCTTCGCAGGGCGCCTGCTGACTCCGGGCGACGATTATGTGCGGGGCCTGTTCCGGGCCGGAGCCCTGGCTATTTTTGTTTTTTACGCGGGCTGGTATCTCGTGGGCCGCCGGTTGTTCGGCAGCCCGGCCCTGTCCGCTCTGCTGACGCTGCTGATGGGCGTCACCGTCTGGGTGGGCTGGGGCACCTTCTGGGGCGTCGCGCAATCGGATCCGGTGCCGCGCGTCTTTTTCGCCGCGCTCTGGCCCTTTCTGCTGCTGGCGGCCCTGGCCGCGTGGGAGCGCCCGTCCCTGAGGCCGTTGGCCATGCTGGCCGCGGGCCTGTGCATGTGGGTGCACGGCATCAGCGCCCTGAACACAGGGGCCATGTTCTTTCTGGCTTTTGCCCTGCATCGCCCTCAAGGGCAACGCCTGTATGCGCACCTGGGCAATTGCGCCTTGTGCCTGGCAGCCTATTTCATGCCGGTGCTGGCTTTTCTCTGGCCCTCTCTGACCCAGGCCCATGCTTTCAGCGCGGCGGATATGGCCGTTTTTCAGGAGTTGTTCAGCCTGCGCTGGCAAACGGACTACGGCCGTCTGGGTGAACGACTGCTCCAGTTGGTCAGCTATTCCAATCCGATGCTGCCGTTGCTCTGCGGCGGCCTTGCGGGCTGGCTGATCGTGCGGCGGCGCGGCGGCGACCGGGCGCGACGTCTGGCCGCCATGTATCCCGCCTTTTTGTTGGCGCTTGCTCTGGTCGTGCTCTTTTCCTGGGCTGAATCGCGCTTTGCGCCGGAGATCGGACGCCTGCCCCTGGGGCACGAGCTTGTGCGCGGCCTGCGTTTTCTGGTGCCGCTTTCCTGGCTGATGATCGTGGCCGCGCTGGACTGTTTCTGGCCCGGCCTGCCGCGTGCCGGGCGCGTGGCGCTGATTGGCGGCGCTGTCTTGGCGGTGCTGCTGCTGAGCCATGACCGCCAGCACATGGCCGCGCAGTACGCGCTGTCGCGCCTGACCGGCCTGCCCCTGCCGCTGCGGGATGAAGCGGAGGACGCCCTGCGCGCCGCCGTGGCCCGTCGCGAGGCCCTGAACGCTCTGGCCCGGCTCGTGCCGCCCGGCGAAGCGGTGTTCAGCAGCAGCGACGCCGACGCCATGGCCGCGCGCTATCTGGCTTTGCGCCCTGTGGCGCATGCCTTCAAGGACGGCTATGTCTTTTTCTACAACAAGGATGTCCAGGGGTCCCGCGACTGGCTGCATTACAATGCTCTGATGGGTCATGGGCCCACTGGGTATATTGACGCCTGGCTGGCTTCGGGCGCGCCCTGGTTGTTGAGCTGCCGCCCGCAGGACAGACCGCTGGTGGAGCCGTACGGAGACGTGCTCTGGGAGAGCGGGAACCGGCTCATCGCGCGGCGGCGCTGA
- a CDS encoding DUF805 domain-containing protein yields MRLRTAVNTCLHNIWKYRGRASRAEYWCCVFCYLLVACVAFGVILPLGALVPALIWLGIGLGGLAVLAFVPSLLAVSVRRLHDCNLRGWWLLAACALPYPLAIALGLLMDLPVDLIRAVLGGEDLPQVMVLAMYRPLQFCTLYLPEVLASLLMLYVTLRKGTPGPNRYGPDPLATPGEEAAYMPQP; encoded by the coding sequence ATGCGCCTCCGCACTGCCGTTAACACCTGCCTGCACAATATTTGGAAGTACAGAGGACGGGCCTCGCGCGCGGAATACTGGTGCTGCGTGTTTTGTTATTTACTGGTTGCCTGCGTCGCCTTTGGCGTCATCCTTCCGCTGGGGGCGCTGGTTCCCGCATTGATCTGGCTGGGGATCGGCCTTGGGGGACTGGCGGTTCTGGCCTTTGTGCCGTCCTTGCTCGCCGTTTCCGTACGCCGTCTGCATGACTGCAATCTGCGCGGCTGGTGGCTGCTGGCCGCCTGTGCGCTGCCGTATCCGCTGGCCATCGCGCTGGGCCTGCTCATGGATTTGCCCGTCGACCTCATCCGCGCCGTACTGGGAGGCGAGGACTTGCCCCAGGTCATGGTGCTGGCGATGTATAGGCCGTTGCAATTCTGCACGCTGTATCTGCCGGAAGTTCTGGCCAGTCTGCTAATGCTCTATGTGACGCTCCGCAAAGGGACGCCCGGCCCCAACCGCTATGGGCCTGACCCTCTGGCAACGCCAGGAGAGGAAGCGGCATACATGCCGCAGCCATAG
- a CDS encoding sulfotransferase domain-containing protein, with the protein MDETLFFLHLPRTAGTTLNAILHDNFPPEAVLSVYTREDYQRCRMLDAAELEHIRLIEGHLQPESFEPPSLYGRPLRMFTLLREPLDRLVSEYVFQKSWPENHLYAYLNENGISFREYLTSDVPLLKFRGKNFVSHCLAGVFAQDRDMGEVLALAKKHLEECFCVVGIQERFDESLLLLAGEIGLQKLCYERRNMLRPGATSGVSAEDRALAASLNSADLELYAFARGLFERRVEAAGPAFAARLREFRFLNEKYQKICAALDDRLAGEAAAGPILKPKA; encoded by the coding sequence ATGGATGAAACGCTCTTTTTTCTGCATCTGCCACGCACGGCCGGCACCACGCTGAACGCCATTCTGCACGACAACTTTCCGCCCGAAGCCGTCCTGAGCGTCTACACCAGGGAGGATTACCAGCGCTGCCGCATGCTGGACGCGGCGGAACTGGAGCATATCCGGCTCATCGAAGGCCATTTGCAGCCTGAAAGTTTCGAGCCGCCCAGCCTTTACGGCCGCCCCCTGCGCATGTTCACCCTGCTGCGCGAGCCCCTGGACCGCCTTGTCTCGGAATACGTCTTTCAGAAGTCCTGGCCTGAAAACCATCTATACGCCTATCTCAATGAAAACGGCATCAGCTTCCGGGAGTATCTTACCAGCGACGTCCCCCTGCTGAAATTCCGGGGAAAAAACTTCGTCAGCCACTGTCTGGCGGGCGTGTTCGCGCAGGACAGGGACATGGGCGAAGTCCTGGCCCTGGCCAAAAAACATCTGGAGGAGTGTTTCTGCGTTGTGGGCATCCAGGAGCGCTTCGACGAAAGCCTTCTGCTGCTGGCCGGAGAAATCGGCCTGCAAAAGCTCTGCTATGAACGCCGGAACATGCTGCGGCCGGGAGCCACGTCCGGCGTCAGCGCCGAAGACCGCGCCCTGGCCGCGAGCCTGAACAGCGCGGACCTGGAACTCTACGCTTTCGCGCGCGGCCTGTTCGAGCGGCGCGTGGAGGCGGCGGGTCCGGCCTTCGCGGCCCGGCTGCGTGAATTCCGCTTTTTGAACGAGAAATATCAGAAAATCTGCGCCGCCCTAGACGACAGGCTGGCGGGCGAAGCCGCCGCGGGACCCATTCTCAAGCCCAAAGCCTGA
- the eno gene encoding phosphopyruvate hydratase — protein MSSIASVFGREILDSRGNPTVEVEVTLESGISARAAVPSGASTGSREALEMRDGDKKRYGGKGVTKAVEHVNGEIADALLGLDVLRQVQIDNSLIDLDGTDNKSRLGANAMLGVSMACARAASSFLGLPLYKYLGGINAKVLPAPMMNIINGGAHAPNNLDIQEFMIMPIGAMTFRDSLRMGAEIFHTLQAILKADGHVTSVGDEGGFAPNLKNHDEAFAYIIKAIEEAGYNPGGEVALAIDAASSEFYQDGKYVLKGEGKTFTNAEMSEWLAEFTRKYPLISIEDGMAEGDWDGWGMLTATLGESVQLVGDDVFVTNPAILAEGIAEGVGNSILIKLNQIGTVTETLDTIEMAKEAAYTTVISHRSGETEDSFIADLAVGVNAGQIKTGSLCRSERTAKYNQLLRIEEELGDEAEFFGPMLAEYYALGDSED, from the coding sequence ATGAGCAGCATTGCCTCTGTTTTCGGCCGTGAAATTCTGGATTCGCGCGGCAATCCCACCGTGGAAGTGGAAGTGACCCTGGAGTCGGGCATCAGCGCCCGCGCGGCCGTGCCGTCCGGCGCGTCCACCGGCAGCCGCGAGGCTCTGGAAATGCGCGACGGCGATAAAAAACGCTACGGCGGCAAAGGCGTGACCAAAGCCGTGGAGCACGTCAACGGCGAGATTGCCGACGCGCTTCTGGGTCTGGACGTCCTGCGTCAGGTGCAGATCGATAACAGCCTCATCGACCTGGACGGCACGGACAACAAGTCCCGTCTGGGCGCCAACGCCATGCTGGGCGTGTCCATGGCCTGCGCGCGGGCCGCGTCCTCTTTCCTGGGTCTGCCGCTCTACAAATATCTCGGCGGCATCAACGCCAAGGTGCTGCCCGCGCCCATGATGAACATCATCAACGGCGGCGCGCACGCGCCCAACAATCTGGACATTCAGGAATTCATGATCATGCCCATCGGGGCCATGACGTTCCGCGATTCCCTGCGCATGGGCGCGGAGATCTTCCACACCCTCCAGGCCATTCTGAAGGCCGACGGGCATGTGACCAGCGTGGGCGACGAGGGCGGCTTCGCCCCCAACCTCAAAAATCACGACGAGGCTTTCGCCTACATCATCAAGGCCATTGAGGAGGCCGGCTACAATCCCGGCGGCGAAGTGGCTCTGGCCATTGACGCGGCCTCCTCGGAATTCTACCAGGACGGCAAATACGTGCTCAAGGGCGAAGGCAAAACCTTCACCAACGCCGAAATGAGCGAATGGCTGGCGGAATTCACCCGCAAATATCCGCTGATCTCCATCGAGGACGGCATGGCCGAAGGCGACTGGGACGGCTGGGGCATGCTCACCGCCACTCTGGGCGAAAGCGTGCAGTTGGTGGGCGACGACGTCTTTGTGACCAATCCCGCCATCCTGGCCGAAGGCATTGCCGAGGGCGTGGGCAACTCCATTCTGATCAAGCTGAACCAGATCGGTACGGTGACCGAAACCCTGGACACCATCGAGATGGCCAAGGAAGCGGCCTACACCACCGTGATCTCGCACCGTTCCGGCGAAACCGAGGACAGCTTCATCGCGGATCTGGCCGTGGGCGTCAACGCCGGGCAGATCAAGACCGGCTCGCTCTGCCGTTCCGAGCGCACGGCCAAGTACAACCAGTTGCTGCGCATTGAGGAGGAACTGGGCGACGAGGCCGAGTTCTTCGGCCCCATGCTGGCCGAGTATTACGCGCTGGGCGACAGCGAGGACTAA
- a CDS encoding DUF805 domain-containing protein yields the protein MTFVEAVRVCLKDKYCCFRGRASRSEFWWFSLCIGLINLGANLLLSPLPRGTAMGLNFVISLALLLPNLGVTVRRLHDRNLAGWWLLIPIVSLLLWLLGRGAPGGEAGPASALLSLSMCICYLAILSMPGTAGPNRFGPDPLAAEQARD from the coding sequence ATGACCTTTGTGGAGGCCGTCCGCGTCTGTCTGAAGGATAAATACTGTTGTTTCCGGGGCCGGGCCTCGCGTTCGGAATTCTGGTGGTTCTCGCTCTGCATCGGCCTGATCAATCTCGGGGCCAATCTTCTGCTCTCGCCGTTGCCGCGCGGAACCGCCATGGGCCTGAATTTTGTGATTTCCCTGGCCCTGCTGTTGCCCAATCTCGGGGTTACGGTGCGCCGCCTGCACGACCGCAACCTGGCGGGCTGGTGGCTGCTGATCCCCATCGTCAGCCTGCTGCTCTGGCTGTTGGGGCGGGGCGCGCCCGGCGGCGAGGCCGGTCCGGCGTCGGCTCTGCTTTCCCTGTCCATGTGCATCTGCTATCTGGCCATTCTGTCCATGCCGGGCACGGCGGGCCCCAACCGTTTCGGCCCTGATCCCCTGGCGGCGGAACAAGCGCGGGACTGA
- a CDS encoding type III pantothenate kinase, which produces MQPELLLFDIGNTSIKVGLANERRVLTSYTLPANVGHTPDSLGLTLLSLLRHAGTEAADLKACVASSVVPGFDPLLREAVARYLDRPLHCAPDDLPIPLENRYERPSEVGADRLVGAFAARRLCPDAASLLVVDFGTAVTFDCVSGQAYLGGLIFPGPATALAALSREAAKLPRVNLDIRAQEPAPGRDTTTSIQHGLVFGFVCMVEGLSQRLKRQMPGPAKVLATGGFAASIARVSPVFDQVLPALLLEGLRRLYYEERDNL; this is translated from the coding sequence ATGCAGCCGGAACTTCTGCTCTTCGATATAGGCAATACATCCATCAAGGTAGGGCTGGCCAACGAGCGGCGCGTGCTGACCTCCTACACCCTGCCGGCCAATGTCGGACATACCCCGGACAGTCTGGGCCTCACCCTGCTTTCCCTGTTGCGGCACGCCGGCACGGAAGCGGCGGACCTCAAGGCCTGCGTGGCATCCTCGGTGGTGCCGGGTTTTGACCCGCTGCTGCGCGAGGCTGTGGCCCGTTATCTGGACCGCCCCCTGCACTGCGCGCCCGACGATCTGCCCATCCCGCTGGAAAACCGTTATGAACGGCCATCCGAAGTGGGCGCCGACCGTCTGGTGGGGGCCTTCGCCGCCCGCCGCCTCTGTCCGGACGCGGCCTCCCTGCTGGTGGTGGATTTCGGGACCGCCGTGACTTTCGACTGTGTGAGCGGCCAGGCCTATCTGGGCGGCCTGATTTTTCCCGGACCGGCCACGGCCCTGGCCGCGCTGTCGCGCGAGGCAGCCAAACTGCCCAGAGTCAATCTGGACATCCGCGCGCAGGAGCCCGCGCCGGGGAGGGACACCACCACCAGCATCCAGCACGGTCTGGTATTCGGTTTTGTCTGTATGGTGGAAGGCCTGAGCCAGCGGCTCAAGAGGCAGATGCCCGGTCCGGCCAAGGTTTTGGCCACGGGCGGCTTCGCCGCCTCCATCGCCAGGGTGAGCCCGGTCTTTGACCAGGTTCTGCCCGCGCTGCTGCTGGAGGGCCTGCGGCGTCTGTATTATGAGGAGCGGGACAATCTCTGA
- the folD gene encoding bifunctional methylenetetrahydrofolate dehydrogenase/methenyltetrahydrofolate cyclohydrolase FolD, which yields MILIDGKETARAIREELREEISAACGKGRRAPGLAVILVGADPASEVYVRNKERACAEAGIISFPYHLPATTGQRELLALIHECNVRPDVDGILLQLPLPDGLDAQACLLAIDPAKDVDGFHPENVGRLSLGLPGFVSCTPAGVMELLRRYDLSPAGKKAVVVGRSDIVGKPLAMLLARPGDYANATVTVCHSRTPDLAAECRNADFLFLAMGRPRFVTADMVREDAVVIDVGINRTPEGLCGDADFAGVSAKARAITPVPGGVGPMTIAMLLKNTVQSWRGRTA from the coding sequence ATGATTTTGATTGACGGCAAGGAAACCGCTCGCGCCATCCGCGAGGAACTCAGGGAAGAAATCAGCGCCGCCTGCGGCAAGGGCCGCCGCGCGCCCGGTCTGGCGGTGATTCTGGTGGGCGCGGACCCGGCGTCGGAAGTTTACGTGCGCAACAAGGAACGGGCCTGCGCCGAGGCGGGCATCATTTCCTTTCCCTACCACCTGCCCGCAACCACCGGCCAGCGCGAGTTGCTGGCCCTGATCCATGAATGCAACGTCCGGCCGGACGTGGACGGCATTCTGCTGCAACTGCCCCTGCCGGACGGTCTGGACGCCCAGGCCTGCCTGCTGGCCATTGATCCGGCCAAGGATGTGGACGGCTTCCACCCCGAAAACGTAGGGCGGCTGTCCCTGGGCCTGCCGGGTTTCGTTTCCTGCACCCCCGCCGGGGTCATGGAGCTTCTGCGGCGCTATGACCTCTCGCCCGCGGGCAAAAAGGCCGTGGTGGTGGGCCGCTCCGACATCGTGGGCAAGCCCTTGGCCATGCTGCTGGCCCGGCCCGGCGACTACGCCAACGCCACAGTGACGGTCTGCCATTCGCGCACCCCCGATCTGGCGGCGGAATGCCGCAACGCGGATTTCCTTTTTCTGGCCATGGGCCGTCCCCGCTTCGTCACCGCCGACATGGTGCGCGAGGACGCGGTGGTCATTGATGTGGGCATCAACCGCACGCCCGAAGGCCTTTGCGGCGACGCGGACTTCGCGGGCGTGAGCGCCAAAGCCCGCGCCATTACGCCGGTGCCCGGCGGGGTGGGGCCCATGACCATCGCCATGCTGCTCAAAAACACCGTGCAATCCTGGCGCGGCCGCACGGCCTGA